A window of Lacibacter sediminis contains these coding sequences:
- a CDS encoding Gfo/Idh/MocA family protein, which produces MTNHQRDIASAQLPIYIIGAGGIVNTAHLPAYMLGGFYVRGICDIDPDKAQATAERFAIKEVFASPEELLKQLPANAIIDIAVPGPALIPLLEQMPDGSAVLLQKPMGEDLDAAKKILSICKEKKLNAAVNFQLRYAPYILEMKRMMAEGSLGEINDIEVNVNVYTPWHLWDFLMASPRVEILYHSIHYIDLVRHILGNPKSVYAKSTKHPSMPALASVRSNIIMDYGDMTRANILTNHCHNYGTPKQQSYIKFEGTKGAVLINFGALINYPRGEADNFEYVFLEEGKEPQWQEKKIEGSWFPHAFIGSMEQLMLSVAGIIEKPDNTVEDCIHTMACMEAAYVSCEKGGVKPDELFNF; this is translated from the coding sequence ATGACGAATCATCAAAGAGATATCGCTTCTGCACAATTACCAATTTATATTATTGGTGCAGGCGGTATTGTAAATACGGCACACTTGCCGGCGTATATGCTGGGTGGTTTTTATGTGCGGGGTATTTGTGATATCGATCCGGATAAAGCACAAGCAACAGCAGAACGTTTTGCTATTAAAGAAGTGTTTGCAAGTCCTGAAGAATTATTGAAACAATTACCGGCAAATGCGATCATTGATATTGCAGTGCCCGGTCCTGCATTGATTCCTTTATTAGAACAAATGCCGGATGGCTCTGCTGTATTATTACAAAAACCAATGGGTGAAGATCTCGATGCAGCAAAGAAAATTTTATCGATCTGCAAAGAGAAGAAGTTAAATGCTGCCGTTAATTTTCAATTGCGTTATGCGCCTTACATTCTTGAAATGAAACGGATGATGGCGGAAGGTTCACTTGGCGAGATCAATGATATTGAAGTAAATGTAAATGTGTACACGCCCTGGCATTTGTGGGATTTCTTAATGGCATCACCAAGAGTAGAAATTCTGTATCACAGTATTCACTATATCGATCTGGTACGTCATATACTCGGTAATCCAAAATCGGTTTATGCCAAATCAACCAAACATCCATCCATGCCGGCATTGGCATCGGTACGCAGCAACATCATCATGGATTATGGCGATATGACAAGAGCAAACATTCTCACCAATCATTGTCATAACTACGGTACACCCAAACAACAATCTTATATCAAGTTCGAAGGAACAAAAGGTGCGGTGTTGATCAACTTTGGTGCACTCATCAATTATCCACGAGGCGAAGCAGATAATTTTGAATATGTGTTTTTAGAAGAAGGCAAAGAACCACAATGGCAGGAAAAGAAAATTGAAGGTAGTTGGTTCCCGCATGCATTCATTGGAAGCATGGAGCAATTAATGCTATCAGTAGCAGGTATAATAGAAAAGCCTGATAATACAGTGGAAGATTGTATTCATACAATGGCATGCATGGAAGCTGCTTATGTGAGTTGTGAAAAGGGAGGAGTGAAGCCCGATGAACTTTTTAATTTTTAA
- a CDS encoding pectate lyase, which produces MKKLSVIILASLFFVQYLGAQQLAFPGAEGFGKYATGGRGGKVIAVTNLNDSGEGSFRWALEQFPGEPLTVIFRVSGIIELQSKIQIKRSNLTIAGQTATGDGICLKNQSLILNGASSKGNHGNIIIRYIRSRPGGTLKTGLYGFDMENCHDVIVDHCSFSWANEECAAMYDTKNTTVQWCIVSEGLYEAGHMKGHRSYGGVWGGQYASYHHNLIAHLNNRAIRFNGARAHDTFALIDYRNNIIYNWGNANAAYGGEVNITGGVSQVNIVNNYYKPGPAAPAELKFVHASYQKENSKGTGQWFVDGNIMEGDKALTKKNKNGVDLKEAGYPSGAISDKAFPVSVALPVETAKESYEKVLKYAGAIFPKRDATDERVVNETRTGTAVGKGSFGKPGIIDNVFAVGGWAEYKSIPAPADTDNDGMPDAWETKKGLNPNDASDGNKKDASGFTMLEIYLNELVEVK; this is translated from the coding sequence ATGAAGAAACTTTCAGTGATCATACTTGCATCTTTATTTTTTGTTCAATATTTAGGCGCACAGCAATTGGCATTTCCCGGTGCTGAAGGTTTTGGAAAATATGCAACAGGTGGAAGAGGGGGGAAAGTAATTGCTGTTACAAATCTCAATGATAGCGGCGAAGGAAGTTTTCGCTGGGCATTGGAACAATTTCCAGGCGAACCATTGACAGTGATCTTTCGTGTATCAGGCATCATCGAACTGCAATCAAAAATTCAGATCAAGCGTTCTAATCTTACTATTGCCGGACAAACAGCTACCGGCGATGGCATTTGTTTAAAAAATCAATCACTCATTTTAAATGGAGCTTCTTCAAAAGGCAATCATGGAAATATCATTATACGTTATATCCGTTCACGCCCCGGTGGTACATTGAAAACGGGATTGTATGGTTTTGATATGGAGAACTGTCATGATGTAATTGTTGATCATTGCAGTTTCAGTTGGGCAAATGAAGAATGTGCAGCCATGTATGATACAAAAAACACAACGGTGCAATGGTGTATTGTAAGCGAAGGTTTGTACGAAGCTGGCCATATGAAAGGACATCGTTCTTATGGTGGTGTGTGGGGTGGACAATATGCATCTTATCATCACAACTTAATTGCGCATCTCAACAACCGTGCAATCCGTTTCAATGGTGCACGTGCACATGATACGTTTGCATTGATCGACTATCGAAACAATATTATTTACAACTGGGGCAATGCGAATGCTGCTTATGGTGGCGAAGTAAATATTACAGGTGGCGTTTCACAAGTGAATATTGTCAACAATTATTACAAGCCAGGTCCTGCTGCACCAGCTGAATTGAAATTTGTACATGCTTCTTATCAAAAAGAAAACAGCAAAGGAACAGGTCAGTGGTTTGTAGATGGTAATATCATGGAAGGCGATAAAGCCTTAACCAAAAAGAATAAGAACGGCGTTGATCTGAAAGAAGCTGGTTATCCTTCAGGTGCTATTTCAGATAAAGCATTTCCTGTTTCTGTTGCATTGCCTGTTGAAACAGCAAAAGAATCTTATGAGAAAGTGTTGAAATATGCAGGCGCTATTTTTCCCAAACGTGATGCAACAGATGAGCGTGTGGTGAATGAAACAAGAACAGGCACAGCGGTTGGCAAAGGATCTTTTGGAAAGCCGGGTATTATTGATAACGTATTTGCAGTGGGCGGTTGGGCCGAATATAAATCTATTCCTGCGCCTGCTGATACAGATAATGATGGTATGCCCGATGCTTGGGAAACAAAGAAGGGCTTGAATCCGAATGATGCAAGCGATGGGAACAAAAAAGATGCAAGCGGTTTTACGATGCTGGAAATATATTTAAATGAATTAGTGGAAGTGAAATAA
- a CDS encoding alpha-d-galacturonidase, with product MKQIFFVISLVVCSVLSAQVKIENKQPSPRTTFAEQRLKATINLLKLNTTKHSIILIKQAGGKKEGFTIETKNNRTVITGNDESGILYGCLAFSDQLKATKKFPATFSLTDAPEMVLRGACIGVQKPYYLPGRNVYEYPYSPETFPWFYDKKLWIQYLDSMVTNRMNSLYLWNGHPFASLVKLKDYPYAVEVDDATFKKNEEIYRFLTTEADKRGIWVIQMFYNIIVSKPFAEYHKIKTQERERPIIPLIADYTQKSIAAFVEKYPNVGLMVCLGEAMEGVGNDDIEWFTKTIIPGVKDGLKALNKTEEPPIVLRAHDTDAPGVMRAALPLYKNLYTEAKFNGEALTYARPRGTWAELHQTLSKLGSVQIENVHILANLEPFRYGSPDFIQQSVIGMHEVMGGNGLHLYPQASYWDWPYSADSVKGKRLLQIERDWIWYSAWSRYAWKAKRNREDEIVYWSKQLASKFGCSEADGRRILTAYEESGEIAPKLLRRFGITDGNRQTLTLGMLMTQLINPFRYGLFTLLYDAEAPEGEMIVDYADKENKGIRHIGETPPQVAREVVVHGNKAVTSIMEISRRVTKNKEEFNRIVNDMYCYKAMADHFSSKVQAAVQLLKYKYSGNIADLELAVPMLEKSVNDYKELAAFTADTYLYANSMQTQQRKIPMRGVNATFKHWVEMVPVFETELKTFKYKIDSLKNRSNIKTQERKSFLQVDAKLNHVPVILNEGVQIFSDTSLRIKQLAPELKGVKAVQLSFWQQLREPTEINFFTDKPVKVLVGYFKTQRAAFTTDTVFAKAPELETNASADDYGQAEIKISNAIAIEGMPPVNIHTYTFKAGAHTLKLPKGVCLVLGFVDGTQIIPVYDAMLMSDAKNKNLDWLFD from the coding sequence ATGAAGCAGATTTTTTTCGTCATATCATTAGTAGTTTGTTCAGTGCTTTCGGCGCAGGTGAAGATCGAGAACAAACAACCTTCTCCCCGAACCACATTTGCAGAACAGCGATTAAAAGCAACGATCAATCTACTAAAACTGAACACGACAAAACACAGCATCATTCTTATTAAACAGGCAGGTGGTAAGAAAGAAGGATTTACCATTGAAACAAAAAATAATCGAACTGTAATTACCGGTAATGATGAGTCCGGAATTTTGTATGGTTGCTTGGCATTTTCTGATCAGTTAAAAGCTACAAAGAAATTTCCTGCTACATTTTCATTGACTGATGCACCTGAAATGGTCTTGCGTGGTGCATGTATTGGTGTACAGAAACCTTACTATCTACCCGGCAGAAATGTATACGAGTATCCTTATTCTCCTGAAACCTTTCCCTGGTTCTACGATAAAAAATTATGGATACAGTATCTCGATTCAATGGTAACAAACCGGATGAATTCGTTGTATCTCTGGAACGGTCATCCGTTTGCTTCATTGGTGAAGCTGAAAGATTATCCTTATGCAGTAGAGGTAGATGATGCAACCTTTAAAAAGAATGAAGAGATCTATCGTTTCTTAACAACCGAAGCCGATAAGCGTGGTATCTGGGTGATACAAATGTTTTATAATATCATCGTCTCCAAACCATTTGCTGAATACCACAAGATCAAAACACAGGAACGTGAGCGTCCTATTATTCCTTTGATCGCTGATTATACACAGAAATCCATTGCAGCCTTTGTTGAAAAATATCCCAATGTTGGGTTGATGGTTTGTCTGGGTGAAGCGATGGAAGGAGTTGGCAATGATGATATTGAATGGTTCACGAAAACGATCATTCCCGGTGTGAAAGATGGGTTGAAAGCATTGAATAAAACGGAAGAGCCGCCAATTGTTTTAAGAGCGCATGATACCGATGCACCCGGAGTAATGCGGGCTGCGTTACCGCTCTATAAAAATTTATATACCGAAGCAAAGTTCAACGGCGAAGCATTGACCTATGCACGACCAAGAGGAACATGGGCGGAATTACATCAAACATTAAGTAAGCTCGGCAGTGTGCAAATCGAGAACGTACACATTCTTGCCAACCTTGAACCTTTCCGTTATGGCTCACCTGATTTTATCCAGCAGAGTGTAATTGGTATGCACGAAGTAATGGGTGGTAACGGTTTGCATCTCTATCCGCAAGCTTCTTACTGGGACTGGCCTTACAGTGCGGATAGTGTAAAAGGAAAACGTTTGTTGCAAATTGAACGTGACTGGATCTGGTACAGTGCATGGAGCCGTTATGCATGGAAAGCAAAACGGAACCGTGAAGACGAGATCGTTTACTGGAGCAAGCAACTTGCATCGAAGTTTGGTTGTAGTGAAGCTGATGGAAGAAGAATACTAACTGCATATGAAGAGAGCGGTGAGATCGCTCCGAAATTATTACGTCGTTTTGGAATAACCGATGGCAACAGGCAAACATTAACGTTGGGTATGTTAATGACACAACTCATCAATCCGTTCCGCTACGGTTTATTCACCTTGTTATATGATGCCGAAGCACCGGAAGGTGAAATGATCGTTGATTATGCCGATAAAGAAAATAAAGGCATCAGACACATTGGTGAAACACCACCGCAGGTAGCAAGAGAAGTTGTTGTACACGGTAACAAGGCTGTCACATCTATCATGGAAATTTCAAGAAGAGTGACAAAAAACAAAGAAGAATTCAACCGTATTGTAAACGATATGTATTGCTATAAAGCAATGGCCGATCATTTTAGCAGTAAAGTGCAGGCAGCAGTGCAGTTGCTTAAATACAAATACAGCGGCAACATTGCTGATCTTGAACTTGCGGTGCCTATGCTGGAAAAAAGTGTAAATGATTATAAAGAGCTGGCAGCATTCACAGCAGATACTTATCTCTATGCGAATAGTATGCAAACACAGCAACGAAAAATTCCGATGCGTGGTGTGAATGCCACATTTAAGCATTGGGTAGAAATGGTGCCGGTGTTTGAAACTGAACTGAAAACGTTTAAATACAAAATTGATTCGCTGAAAAACAGATCAAACATCAAAACGCAGGAACGTAAATCATTTTTACAGGTTGATGCAAAATTGAATCATGTTCCGGTGATTTTGAATGAAGGCGTACAGATATTCAGCGATACAAGTCTACGTATCAAGCAACTCGCTCCTGAATTGAAGGGTGTAAAAGCGGTCCAGCTTTCATTTTGGCAACAGTTAAGAGAACCTACAGAGATCAATTTCTTCACAGACAAACCGGTGAAAGTATTAGTAGGCTATTTTAAAACACAACGTGCGGCATTTACTACCGATACAGTTTTTGCAAAAGCTCCGGAGCTGGAAACTAATGCCAGTGCCGATGACTATGGCCAGGCAGAAATTAAAATTTCGAACGCCATTGCAATTGAAGGAATGCCACCTGTGAATATTCATACCTATACTTTCAAAGCAGGAGCACATACACTCAAATTGCCTAAAGGTGTTTGTTTAGTATTAGGATTTGTTGATGGCACACAGATTATTCCTGTGTACGATGCCATGTTGATGAGTGATGCAAAGAATAAAAATTTAGATTGGCTATTCGATTAA
- a CDS encoding glycoside hydrolase family 28 protein: MKKTILILAVSFICFAATAQRFYDVTKYGAKNDSSKIATKSIANAIAAASKAGGGTVYFPAGKYLTGPIHLKSNITIFIDAGAELHFSDNFDDYLPMVQSRYEGVDVMSFSPLFYAYKAENISIIGRGLINGNGKKWWNYALTFYKNQTERNKYQLLFDSLNKDILLPDDPTQMKRGFLRPPFIQPLYCKNVLIEGITITNSPFWTVTPEFCENVTIKGVTINNPPSPNTDGINPSSCRYVHISDCHISVGDDCITIKSGKDIPGRAKATPAENYTITNCTMLSGHGGVVIGSEMSGDVKKITISNCVFDGTDRGIRIKTARGRGGVVEDIRVDNIIMKNIKAQAIVLDMEYSKVPPEPVSERTPQFRNIRFSNITAYTKQAMYINGLDEMPVSEISLNDVVFEAETGITIRNGKDIELHNVRVNVKTGPSLLVEKTERLVVDGFVSAKPLTTAPLIRFTNVQDVLLQNNWPFAGTKTFVEIKGANTKNIIFKNNVLGEATAIVADDVNKEEVKQ; encoded by the coding sequence ATGAAAAAAACGATTCTCATACTTGCAGTTTCATTTATTTGCTTTGCAGCAACAGCACAACGTTTTTACGATGTTACCAAATACGGCGCAAAGAACGACAGCAGCAAAATTGCAACAAAGTCGATTGCCAATGCCATTGCCGCTGCATCAAAAGCTGGTGGCGGTACAGTGTATTTTCCAGCAGGGAAATATTTAACCGGGCCTATTCATCTCAAAAGCAATATCACCATCTTTATTGATGCAGGCGCCGAGCTTCATTTCTCTGACAATTTTGACGATTATCTTCCAATGGTACAAAGCCGGTACGAAGGTGTGGATGTGATGAGTTTTTCGCCGCTGTTCTATGCATATAAAGCAGAGAATATTTCTATCATCGGTCGTGGGTTGATCAATGGGAATGGGAAGAAGTGGTGGAATTATGCATTGACGTTTTATAAAAACCAAACTGAACGGAATAAGTATCAACTCTTGTTCGATAGTTTGAATAAGGATATCCTGTTGCCCGATGATCCAACACAAATGAAACGTGGATTTCTGCGTCCGCCATTTATACAGCCATTATATTGCAAGAATGTGTTGATCGAAGGAATCACCATCACCAATTCTCCTTTCTGGACAGTAACGCCTGAGTTCTGCGAAAATGTAACCATCAAAGGGGTAACGATCAACAACCCTCCTTCACCAAATACAGATGGCATCAATCCATCGAGTTGCAGGTATGTGCATATTTCCGATTGCCATATCAGTGTGGGTGATGATTGTATCACTATCAAATCAGGAAAAGATATTCCCGGAAGAGCAAAAGCAACACCGGCAGAAAATTATACGATTACGAACTGTACAATGTTAAGTGGACATGGAGGTGTAGTGATCGGTAGTGAAATGAGTGGTGATGTAAAGAAGATCACCATTAGTAATTGTGTGTTTGATGGAACAGACAGGGGCATACGTATTAAAACAGCAAGAGGTAGAGGTGGAGTAGTGGAAGATATTCGTGTAGATAATATCATCATGAAGAATATCAAAGCACAGGCGATCGTACTGGATATGGAGTATTCAAAAGTACCACCCGAACCGGTGAGTGAACGTACGCCGCAGTTCCGCAATATCCGTTTCAGCAATATCACCGCTTACACCAAACAGGCAATGTACATAAACGGACTGGATGAAATGCCTGTAAGTGAGATCAGCTTAAATGATGTGGTGTTTGAAGCTGAAACAGGAATTACTATCCGCAATGGAAAAGATATTGAACTTCACAATGTACGGGTGAATGTAAAGACAGGACCTTCTTTATTAGTTGAGAAGACAGAACGATTGGTCGTTGATGGGTTTGTTTCTGCTAAACCATTGACCACTGCTCCGCTCATTCGTTTCACAAATGTGCAGGATGTGTTGTTGCAAAACAACTGGCCTTTCGCTGGAACAAAAACATTTGTTGAAATAAAAGGAGCGAATACGAAAAATATCATTTTTAAGAACAATGTATTAGGCGAAGCAACGGCGATCGTTGCTGATGATGTAAATAAAGAAGAGGTGAAACAGTGA
- a CDS encoding glycoside hydrolase family 95 protein: MALAITFCCLQMLQAQDLKLWYNKPAVKWTEALPLGNGRIGAMLFGGIENDRIQFNEETLWTGEPREYSRPGAYKYLDSIRQLLFQGKQKEAEALAEKEFMGLKSYDGEKAGWITKVTTDKKYAAVDFDDSKWATMTVPSWDGWETVGHEGLDGAVWLRKDFVLPNDWKEEDMVFDFNRIRDWDYTYVNGQLVGSQQNTEGRKYTVAKNILHKGKNTIAILVLNFSDKGGIYGYKDTVKHIGVYPVNNDAAAISLKGQWKYFVASDNPPPVGAYQASYQPFGDLNLKFSNTSSATNYRRELDIANAIAATSYRANGINYTREYFVSQPSQAIVIHLTASQKSSISFTAELSSPHKNYTVTKVNNDLVLSVKVRTGALRGESYLRVIAKAGTVKIENGQLIVANADEATIYLTAGTNYKNYKDITADPKLPCVNALASVTGKTYQQIKAAHTAEYKKWFNTFSIVMGDNKKASLSTDERLNNFSNGNDPSFAALYVQYGRYLLISSSRPGTRPANLQGIWNDLTNPPWGSKYTTNINAEMNYWPAELLNLSAMHEPLFDMISELAKTGKQTAKDHYNAPGWVLHHNTDLWRGTAPINAANHGIWQTGGAWLCQHLWERYLFTQDKNFLRNRAYPVMKEAALFFNTVLVKDPVTGYLISTPSNSPEQGGLVAGPTMDHQIIRALLQHVIEASEILNVDVALRNTLKEKYKQIAPNMIGKHGQLQEWMQDKDDPNNKHRHISHLWGMYPGSEINYDESPAMMNAAKQSLLFRGDEATGWSLGWKINCWARFKDGEHAFTMVKMLLSPVKGGAGSYPNLFDAHPPFQIDGNFGGAAGIGEMLVQSHTKYVDLLPALPAAFADGEVKGICVRGGFVMDMKWNAGKLVKLAVRSKTGNDLLLRYNGKVVTVKTKANTVYNFDAALKQL; the protein is encoded by the coding sequence TTGGCTCTTGCAATAACATTCTGTTGTTTGCAGATGTTGCAGGCACAGGATTTAAAACTCTGGTATAACAAACCTGCTGTTAAATGGACAGAAGCATTACCACTTGGTAATGGCCGAATTGGTGCGATGTTGTTTGGCGGCATTGAGAACGATCGCATTCAGTTCAACGAAGAAACTTTATGGACAGGTGAGCCGAGAGAATATAGTCGTCCTGGTGCGTATAAATATTTAGACAGCATTCGCCAGTTATTATTTCAAGGCAAACAAAAAGAAGCCGAAGCATTAGCGGAAAAAGAGTTCATGGGTTTGAAAAGTTATGATGGTGAAAAAGCAGGTTGGATAACAAAAGTAACGACCGATAAAAAATATGCTGCAGTAGATTTTGATGACAGCAAATGGGCAACGATGACGGTGCCGAGTTGGGATGGTTGGGAAACTGTTGGACATGAAGGGTTGGATGGTGCCGTGTGGCTGCGAAAAGATTTTGTTTTGCCCAATGATTGGAAAGAAGAGGATATGGTTTTTGATTTCAATCGTATTCGTGATTGGGATTATACGTATGTGAACGGACAGTTAGTGGGAAGTCAGCAAAATACAGAAGGAAGAAAATATACTGTTGCAAAAAATATTCTGCACAAAGGAAAAAATACAATTGCCATTTTGGTGCTCAACTTTTCTGATAAGGGCGGCATTTATGGTTATAAGGATACGGTAAAACATATTGGCGTTTATCCGGTAAATAATGATGCAGCAGCAATCTCCTTAAAGGGTCAATGGAAATATTTTGTTGCGAGTGATAATCCGCCGCCGGTTGGTGCCTACCAGGCATCGTACCAGCCGTTTGGCGATTTGAATTTGAAATTCAGTAATACAAGTAGTGCAACCAATTACAGAAGAGAACTGGATATTGCCAATGCAATTGCCGCAACTTCGTATCGAGCAAACGGTATAAATTATACAAGAGAGTATTTTGTAAGTCAGCCCAGCCAGGCAATTGTTATTCACCTCACCGCTTCTCAAAAGTCGAGTATTAGTTTTACAGCTGAGTTAAGCAGTCCGCACAAAAACTATACTGTTACAAAAGTCAATAATGATCTTGTGTTGTCGGTTAAAGTAAGAACAGGGGCATTGCGTGGCGAAAGTTATTTGCGTGTTATTGCAAAAGCAGGGACGGTTAAAATTGAGAATGGACAGCTGATTGTAGCAAATGCTGACGAAGCAACCATTTACTTAACAGCAGGAACCAATTATAAAAATTATAAAGACATTACTGCAGACCCCAAATTGCCTTGTGTAAATGCATTAGCATCTGTTACAGGAAAAACCTATCAGCAGATCAAAGCAGCACATACTGCTGAATACAAAAAATGGTTCAATACATTTTCAATTGTAATGGGTGATAATAAGAAAGCTTCATTATCAACCGATGAACGTTTAAACAATTTTTCGAATGGCAATGATCCATCTTTTGCTGCATTATATGTGCAGTATGGAAGATATTTATTGATCTCATCTTCACGTCCGGGTACAAGACCTGCTAACCTGCAAGGTATCTGGAACGATTTAACGAATCCACCATGGGGAAGTAAGTACACAACGAATATCAATGCTGAGATGAATTACTGGCCTGCAGAGTTGTTGAATTTATCAGCAATGCACGAGCCTTTGTTTGATATGATCAGTGAATTGGCGAAAACAGGAAAACAAACAGCGAAAGATCATTACAATGCACCGGGTTGGGTATTGCATCACAACACCGATTTGTGGAGAGGTACTGCGCCAATCAATGCAGCCAATCATGGTATATGGCAAACAGGCGGTGCATGGTTGTGTCAGCATTTGTGGGAACGTTATTTGTTTACGCAGGATAAAAACTTTTTACGGAACAGAGCATATCCTGTAATGAAAGAAGCAGCCTTGTTCTTTAACACTGTTCTTGTGAAAGATCCGGTAACAGGTTATCTCATCAGTACACCATCCAACTCACCGGAGCAAGGTGGTTTGGTAGCCGGACCAACAATGGATCACCAGATCATTCGTGCATTGTTGCAACATGTAATCGAAGCGAGTGAAATTTTAAATGTAGATGTTGCATTACGAAATACATTAAAAGAAAAATACAAACAGATCGCTCCGAACATGATCGGTAAACATGGCCAGTTGCAGGAGTGGATGCAGGACAAAGATGATCCAAACAACAAGCATCGTCATATTTCGCATTTGTGGGGCATGTATCCGGGTAGTGAAATTAATTATGATGAATCACCTGCCATGATGAATGCAGCAAAACAATCCTTACTCTTCCGTGGCGATGAAGCAACTGGCTGGAGTCTTGGCTGGAAGATCAATTGCTGGGCACGCTTCAAAGATGGAGAACATGCATTCACGATGGTGAAAATGTTGTTGAGTCCGGTGAAAGGCGGCGCAGGAAGTTATCCGAATTTATTTGATGCACATCCGCCATTCCAGATCGATGGAAACTTTGGTGGTGCTGCCGGTATTGGTGAAATGCTGGTACAAAGTCATACGAAGTATGTTGATCTGTTACCTGCTTTGCCTGCTGCTTTTGCTGATGGAGAAGTGAAAGGTATTTGTGTGAGAGGTGGTTTTGTGATGGATATGAAATGGAATGCAGGTAAGTTGGTGAAACTGGCAGTTCGATCAAAAACAGGAAATGATCTGCTTCTTCGATATAACGGGAAAGTTGTTACAGTAAAAACAAAAGCAAATACAGTTTATAATTTTGATGCGGCGCTTAAACAATTGTAA